The Endozoicomonas sp. 4G DNA segment AGGGCGTGACTCAGTGAGTTAAGCTGAATCTGACGAATCTAAATTGAGCATAGCTGTGACCCTTGGACTACTTTATGAGGGTCATTCAAATATCATAGAGATATCATAGGAGTTAGAGTGAACACTTGCTTTATGTATCGAATATTGAAAAGAATCGGATTATCGATACTTTTCCATCATAACAAGTCTAATCAGCTCATTGCAGGTGCCTTTGGTCTCTTTGTTATGATTTTCCCCTGCTCAACATTGTTGGCAGCAAACCGTTTATTAACGCCAATGGATGAGGGGTTGGTTGAAAAAAAGGGAACAAAAGACTCTGACCTCCTATCTGAATTGATTAACCTTAATGCCCTTTCGGGGAGGTATCCTTTAGTCACTCCGAATAGTACCGATCTTATCTTTGCTATGAACCCTGGGGACAGGCGAGGCGCAAAGAGAAAGTATCAGGCAGAATCGCAGGGTGCTGAAGCACAGCAGATGCAACCTTTAGCGGACTTCCCACTCCCGGCCATGTCCCGTGAACAGATTGCTGAAATTATCCGAACATTGAATCCAGGGCTCTCAGAAGAAACTATAATCGCTCTTCTGGGTAATATTCCGGAAACGCCTACCGTTGATAACCTGACAATTGCTGACATGATTCAGCAAGTGCAGGATTTTCTTGGCATTAAACTTAACCGATCTCAGGATACAATCCTGAAAGCGCTATCGCATATTCAGGATACCGAGTCTCCTGTTAAGCTCGACAACTCACAAGATCAACAGGATCTCGCCTATTTGATGCTGGCTTACTATACAGCTAAATATTCAAGTAGTGTTTCGCGTAAAAGAGCTTCTCGTTTTTTAAATTCATTCCTGCTTCACGCCGCTGAAATGGCTGGAATATCAAGACTTCACCAACAAAAACATAAATTATTAGGTGATAAGGAACCGATAACAGATAATGAAATTTTAAAAGGAAATCTAGCAACATCCAAATTAGTATTCTCTGCCCTGAGCTCTCTAGGGATGGAGCGCATTGATTTTTTGCACCCATGCAAGGACGACTCAGCGGAGGCTGATCAAACTAATACATTACTAATCGATGCTGCCAGACTGCTCAACAATGGCATTGATAGGAGCGGAATGCCGATTTATGAGCGAGAGATAGAATCAGCACAAAGAATGCTGGATCTTATAGAAGAATACGGTGAAAATGAGCCTGAATTAGTAGCCTGGAATAATCAGTTCTTGAATTTAATAGATATCATAAGCCAGATGCTTGACCCTTTCGCTGCAGAATACGCAGATCTGAATGTACATATTGCTAATATGGTTGATTATTTTGGAAGAGCAGGTAAGAGCACAGCCTTTTATTCTGGTTCAAACAGGAGAATAGAATTACTTGAAGAAATTAATGGTGTGGCAGTACACGCAATATTTCACCCGGAAAATCAAAAGCATAAATTATTTAAAAAAATGATTGCGCACATTAAAACCTATTTGACGCAACAATTACACTTAACTTTTACTAACGAGCATCATCGCAACGTTATACTGCAAACTCTCTGGTCGGGATTTAATGACCTTATGGAACAGTCGTGTCATTTATTAGAAGTGTTTTCTGATACAACTATTGATTCCAAACTCACTAAAAATGAGATTAGTAAAAGAGAAAGGAAGAACAAACACCTCCAGGAACGGATTGATTACATTAAAGATTTTGTAGAATGGCTCAGGTATTATCTTGATATTCAAGATTCTGATGAAAGCAGTGGATCTGAGACAAGCGATAATGACAGCAGTGAACCTGAGACAAGTGATTATGACATTAATGATTATGACATTAGTGATGATGAAATGTCAGAGGGCGTGATTCAGTGAGTTAAGCTACATCCTACGAAACTCAGCTACATAATCAGGGTATTCGGTCACGCCCCGCGGTTAACTCACCCGGTGTTACTGTTATGGCTTATGGCTGTTGTTTTTACCCACTCTTACCGCCAGCACATCACAGCAGGCACCATGCAGGATGCTGGTGGACGTTGAGCCGAGAATCAGGGCCAGGCCGTGTCTGCCGTGGCTCCCCACTACGATCAGGTCAACGTCGGTCTCTTCAGCGATGCGATGCACTTCCCTTTCCGGGCGGCCATAAACGACGTGCTGCTCACCCTTGTCCAGATGAATACTGTCTGCCAGACGTGAAATGCGCTCTCTGGCCTGTTGGGTGATTTCGTCCTGAAGGGTTGTGAGATCCAGTGGGATATCGCTGCCATAAGCCACACTCAGTGGCTCAACCACATGCACCAGTGTCAGTCTGGCCTGATAGGTTTCGGCAAGCGACTTGGCCTTATCCAGCACATCGTCCGCTTCATCAGACAGGTCAATAGCAACGAGAATATGGTTATATTGACTCATAGACTGTATCTCTCTTCCTGGTTGTTTTATAGCGAATTGCAGCTCAATGCCCGGATTGCGATTAACTGCAAACATCGTGGATTAAACGCCTATAGTTTACGGTGGTCTGTTATATTGTCCAAGCCTATTTATAGTAGGTATTTGACTTTAATCAGTATTTTTGCGGATTTAAAGCGCTTGATATTCTTGACTTTGCCACAAAATTCAATGAAGGTAGGCACAAAAATTCAAACGGTTGTATGAATGTCTGGCAAGTCAGTTATCAAAACAACCTTTTTCAATCCGTCCGGAGAGAGATAAATGATATATCAGGGGAAAGCGTTCAAGGTTCTGGCACTTGAAAGCGGTATCGCCGAGTTAAGGTTTGACCTCGAAGGTGAGTCGGTGAACAAGTTCAGCCGGCTGGCCATAGAAGATCTGAATGATGCGATCAAGGCGATCAAGGCGGAAGACTCCATCAAGGGGGTCGTTCTCACCAGTGGTAAGGAAGGGGTCTTCATTGTTGGTGCCGATATCATGGAGTTTACCTCAACCTTCCGTCAGGGCGAGGCTGAACTGATGGAAATGGTTATGGGTGCTAACCGTATCTTCAGCAGTTTTGAAGACCTGGATATGCCAACCGTTGCCGCGATCAATGGCAGTGCTTTGGGTGGTGGTTTCGAGATCTGCCTCTGTGCGGATTATCGGGTGCTGTCCAATAAAGGTGGTGTTGGTCTGCCTGAAGTGAAACTGGGTATCTACCCGGGCTGGGGCGGGACTGTTCGTTTACCGCGTTTGATCGGTGTTGATAATGCAGTCGAGTGGATTGCTGCCGGTCGTGAGCAGAAGCCTGATGCAGCCCTGAAAGTAGGCGCTGTAGATGCAGTCGTTGCAACCGAAAAGCTGGTGGACTCAGCGGTAGCTATCATCAAACGTTGTCTGGCCGGTGAGTTGGACTTTAATGCCCGCAAAGATGAAAAACGCTCACCGCTGAAATTGCCCATGCTTGAATCGCTGATGGCTTTTGAAACAACTAAAGCCGTTGTTAAGCAGCAGGCTGGCCCTCATATGCCAGCACCAGTGGCTTCTGTCAAAACGATCCAGAAGCATGCTGAGCTGCCCAGGGACGAAGCCCTGAAAGTAGAAGCAGAAGGTTTTATCAAGCTGGCCAAATCTCCTGAGTCTGATGTTCTGGTGGGGCTGTTCCTGAACGACCAGATGCTTAAGAAGAAGACCAAAGCTCTGACCAAACAGGCGGGTAAGGTTGAGAAAGCCGCTGTTCTGGGTGCTGGCATTATGGGTGGCGGTATTGCTTACCAGTCTGCCTACAAGGGCACTCCCATCCTGATGAAAGATATTGCTCAGGAAGGTTTGAACCTGGGTCTGACGGAAGCCAGCAAGCTGTTGTCCAAGCGAGTGGACCGTGGTCGTATGGATCCTCTGAAAATGGGTGAGATTCTCAATCACATTGTGCCAACTCTGTCGTACAGTGAGTTTGCTGACGTTGACGTGGTGGTGGAAGCGGTGGTTGAGAACGTCAAGGTCAAAAAAGCCGTATTGGGCGAAGTCGAACATCATGTCCGTGAAGACGCTGTGCTGGCTTCCAATACTTCAACCATTTCTATAACAGAGTTGGCTAAGGATCTGAAAAGACCCGAAAAATTCTGTGGCATGCACTTCTTTAACCCGGTACACGCAATGCCTCTGGTTGAAGTGATTCGTGGTGAGAAGACCAGTGAAGAAACGGTGGCAACGGTGGTGGCTTACGCCAAGAAAATGGGCAAGGTGCCTATCGTTGTCAATGACTGCCCCGGGTTCCTGGTCAATCGGGTACTCTTCCCATACTTTGGTGGTTTCGCTTCGCTGGTGAGAGACGGCGCTGACTTCCAGAAAGTAGATAAAGTCATGGAGAAATTTGGCTGGCCAATGGGTCCTGCTTACCTGCTTGACGTTGTCGGAATTGATACCGGCTGTCACGCAGAAAAAGTGATGGCGGAAGGTTTCCCGGATCGTATGTCCCGTGACTGGAAGAGTGCTATTGATGTGATGTTCGAACAGGGGCGTTACGGACAGAAGACCAATGTCGGCTTCTATCAGTACGA contains these protein-coding regions:
- a CDS encoding universal stress protein, whose amino-acid sequence is MSQYNHILVAIDLSDEADDVLDKAKSLAETYQARLTLVHVVEPLSVAYGSDIPLDLTTLQDEITQQARERISRLADSIHLDKGEQHVVYGRPEREVHRIAEETDVDLIVVGSHGRHGLALILGSTSTSILHGACCDVLAVRVGKNNSHKP
- the fadB gene encoding fatty acid oxidation complex subunit alpha FadB, giving the protein MIYQGKAFKVLALESGIAELRFDLEGESVNKFSRLAIEDLNDAIKAIKAEDSIKGVVLTSGKEGVFIVGADIMEFTSTFRQGEAELMEMVMGANRIFSSFEDLDMPTVAAINGSALGGGFEICLCADYRVLSNKGGVGLPEVKLGIYPGWGGTVRLPRLIGVDNAVEWIAAGREQKPDAALKVGAVDAVVATEKLVDSAVAIIKRCLAGELDFNARKDEKRSPLKLPMLESLMAFETTKAVVKQQAGPHMPAPVASVKTIQKHAELPRDEALKVEAEGFIKLAKSPESDVLVGLFLNDQMLKKKTKALTKQAGKVEKAAVLGAGIMGGGIAYQSAYKGTPILMKDIAQEGLNLGLTEASKLLSKRVDRGRMDPLKMGEILNHIVPTLSYSEFADVDVVVEAVVENVKVKKAVLGEVEHHVREDAVLASNTSTISITELAKDLKRPEKFCGMHFFNPVHAMPLVEVIRGEKTSEETVATVVAYAKKMGKVPIVVNDCPGFLVNRVLFPYFGGFASLVRDGADFQKVDKVMEKFGWPMGPAYLLDVVGIDTGCHAEKVMAEGFPDRMSRDWKSAIDVMFEQGRYGQKTNVGFYQYEQDKKGKPKKVADETAYKILSEVAGDSREFEAQEIIDRMMIPLCMETVRTLEDGIVDTAAEADLALLNGIGFPIFRGGALKYIDSMGVDKFVELADQYAHISPLYQPTDKLREMAREGKTFYGA